The DNA sequence ctttttcagctttttcatttttcggGGTTGAACTTATCATTTAAGGCTGAGTTTGTTGCCAAGTACACAAGTGCCAAATgtcgaaaaagaaaaaaattctttTCATGTGGAAATAGACCTTtttgtaaaacatgtttatatgtaaCTAGtgtggaaaaatatatatatatatatgtaaatgcCAAAGAAATAAACTGTTAATATGAAGCAAATGATAGTGTGTGGGTATTATGTAACCCAgtcattttgcacatttaaccCTTGACTGAACACTGTGGCATACAGCTGTGGGCTTTTAGCCATGTCCTCAGGGTGCATCGAGGTTCTCCTTTGGGTTGAAAGAAGCTCGAGTTGAATTGGCCTGGACTctactgccccctgctggttgGTGTGAGCCAAACAGGCTTTTATTATGCCTTTTATTGTCCCTGAGTGAGAATTTTAATTACTGCTTAGTGGTTAAAACAAAGTCCCACAATGTCAGCTTATCTCCTCCAACGCTGCTATTTTTActggtgtttttgtgtcacaCTTGCATACgctgcaaaaacacaatcaaGCAAAATAGATGAGatctcccctttttttcccagttttaAACCAACACAAAGTTGAAGCCGTAAGCTGCATTTTGGTGTCTGGtccccatttttttccccagagacAAAGCCTCACCGCCGCTCTGCCGTCCCGCGTTGCCTCGAggtaattaaaatgtcaaacctgtTCACCACGTAGCTGAATGGTGATAATATGGATTTGTTTTCCGAGGAGACTGCACAATGAagtcttaaaaagaaaaaatgttgacaaaaacacatccgATTTCATACGGCAGACTCTATTTTCAGATAACAAGCCAGGAATTTGAACTCCCAGTTGGTGTTGCGTCACATACATCACGCAGAGCTCTGTCTGACATTCGAGACGTATTTTCTTCTCGGTATGGATACAATAACACCAAGatgtgtctctctgtgcttTTGGACAGGACTGGGAATTGTCAAACCCTGAATAGACAGAGGAGACGCATCCCCCTGGGCAAAGGTGTTAagagtttgtatgtgtgtgaacgcccccccaccccgcctcactcctcttcctccttttgtgTGAGACAATGAATGTATGTGTGATAATGTGTGAATGAGCTTGTGAGTACTGCCCCACGGGACGTCGGTGTGAGGACAGGAGGTTGGGTTTTGTAGCGCGTAGGTCCAGGTCGCTTGTGCCTCATGCAGTTTGAGTTTAAGTCTAAGGTGAGGTGAAGCTGGACAGAAGCATGGATTGGATCTGGACCCTGCTTGTGTGCCTGGGAGTCGTGTGGTGTCCTGCGCCTGGTTCGACTCAGGATTCCCCCAAGTAAGAGCCCTGGTTTGTTAACATCATGTGTCTGATCCGATTTGTTGGACTAACCAATAACGAGCcgtttgtttctttcctctctttcgtCCAGGACATTGTTTCTGATCTCCAGTCCAGAGGTGGTGCATGCTGGGGCATCCACTCCGCTGGCTGTCACCGTCCTTGCTGACTTCCCTGTCAGGCTGATGGCTGAAGTGGAGCACGGCAACGCTAGTGCGGCCCAAACGGAGGACTTCGAAGGAGGTGACACTGCACTAACGTAAAGGTTTaggtttgttttgaaaaatgtttagaGTGCTAAAgtatatttctgtctttaaaggTGTAACCAGGGTCCTCACACTCCCGCCTGTGAGTATGAATGTGCTCCTTGTGCATTCCtcattacaaaatgttttttgctcAGAGCTTGGTCATTATTCAACTGTTTCAGGGTAGGCAGACAGATATTTGGAAGCCATTCTGTACAATGTTTCAGTCACCCGGTGTCAGATTCCCAAAGCGTTATCCACagttccatccatccatttactAATTTGTTCGGTTTTTGATAACATTAGAAAATTCAAAATGGTAAAATAGTGTGGCctagaagaaaatgaaataactgGTAAATGCTCTTATTCTCAGAAACCCAATGAGGTCTATACATGACGTTAGAAATCATTTTATTCAGTCGTCTTAATATTTTTCTTGTAATTATTCTTTTGCTGTAACTCCACTTCACattattttgatgtgttttattcaaaatgatACTTGTTGAAttcattttgtaaaacaaatatgGGTCAGGATATCGCTGAAATAACAGTTAACTGCTGCCAACCATAGCTGCATTTAGATAGTTACCTATTAGACTAACAAGCTAAATGTAACTTCACTCATGGATGTATAGAATACAGTCAGCACTTACTCTGGTGATGAGCTACTGCCATTTGTTTAAGCTCAGCAGGTGATCGATTACTGCATATTGTACCTTTTtaataaagtgaaaacaaacattggTAGAAAGGACTACTTTGTGATGTTGTAATTCGGGCGTGAAAGTGTTAGGGACCTACAGTATTTAGCCTGAAATCGCAGGCatattttactgaaaatgttcatCAAATTACTTCAGGTTCTCGGATCCGTAACCCAGAACTCCCCCTTAAACCTGAGGGTGAGCGGCTACAAGGGGGCCGATCTCATTttcaccaacaccaccaccctcACCTTCAGGAACGTCTCCTCCTTCATCCAGACTGACAGATCACGCTACCAGCCGGGCGACACCGTCAAAATCCGAGTTGTGTCCGTTCAGTCTCATAACCACCCATACAAAGGCAGGGTGGACATCTCCGTACAGGTAGGTCTGAACAATGGGCGGAGGGGCTGAACAGATTTGTGGCTGGGTattgtgtggtggtggtgggaacGCTGGAGTGACGTTCTTTTGTCACACTCAGGATCCCAGTGGGAACATTGTGGACAGCTGGGAGTCCACAGGGAATCTGGGGATCGTGTTGCGGGAATTCATTTTATCCCAGGCGCCTCCTCTTGGACAGTGGGCAGTCACAACCACAGTGAATGTAAAGCTGATAATTGCATATGTCCATACCATGTTATAGCttgctgtttaaaaaagaataatttccTAATATTTTACCTCCATATGATCCTCTTCCCTACAGGGCGTGATTGACGAGAGAGCATTTCTTGTGGAGCATCATGGTAATAAATCAGATAATCGAATACacgtctgtttgttgtttcctgtttaattttAAGCACAGTCGCTCACCTCTGTGGGCCTCACACAAATGATTCATGCTGAGTAATGTCCTTTGGATTACAAAAACACTCATATGATGGGATAAACAGAGAGTAACAGAGGCTGACCTCTGTGTGATGGTGAGGCAGGATCAGAAGGTGAGGAAAAGACAGTCACTACTGTAGGTAAAGAGATGAGACAGTCATGCAGAATTTAGGATAATTCTGATCccataaatgtgtatttaacaCTATAAGACTTATAAGCTTAAATAATGCTCTTCTGTCTATGGACTGACCATGcactgatttatatttatgaCTGAATTTCAGTTGTAGCTATTTCGATCAGTAAAATATCCAATGTATCGATCACATAGGTgtggcagactcaggatgtttgagggacagtggtgaaaaaataaaaaagggcacCACCTGAAGAAGCTAGGGGAATAATACTGGCCCACCATGAGGTTCAATTAGGCTTTTTCtagcaacaaaatgaaagatttgTAGTTTGAATTACttctttgtgatgttttgtttttgtgaggcAAAAATGATCTTCtaaatatgtttgtgtattttccaAGAAAGTGACACTTTGTGTAGGAATCAGTTTCAGAAACATGGAATCCTGGTGCCACTGAGGCCCTGAGAGCCaattgaaaacataattaaaaaaacattttttttcacctgttctTGGGTcataaaaacaggagaaaaaaacaactgagatCAGATTTAGAAACTCACCAGAAGTTTTATCTCATTTACTTCTGTACAGAACCATTTTTCATCTAGATAATACAATATAACCTTCATTTTGGCTCTTTGTccaccattaagtttcagttcTGGCCCCCCAAGGGAAAAACTTTGCTGGCATGGCGGTACACTCTTATTCTGTTTTGTAAGAAAACTTCTTAACTTACCGGCACTCTGGCCTCCATTGCAGATCGTCCTCCCTTTGGAGTGCTCCTCAAGACCCCTTCACAGGTCCTCGCTGGAGGTGACATCACAGGATCAGTGAGAGCGCTGTGAGTGCGTTAGCTCGTGCAAAATCAATAATATCACATTTACACGCGTGTTAAgcaagtttttttcccctccaggtACCCCAGCGGACAGCCTGTACGGGGAACTCTAGCCATCTCAGTCACTCTGGTGTCTGTTACGCAGTATGCAGCCGCTCCATTCATGCAGACACAAACTAAAGGGGTGAGGTTTGATTGTGTCGGTAGCTTATTTATGAATAGATGGATGCTGGATCTGCACACTAAATGGCCCtggctgatgtttgtttttcagatctATGGGTCAGCGcagtttttcttctccaaagagCAGCTTCAAGCCCTTCCCAGTGACGGCCGGTTGCACGTTACCGCCTGTGTTACTGACGGCATCACAGGTGAGATATGTTCGGAAAGGTAAGCATGTACTGTTCTCAGTTGTATCCCCATACAAGTCTGTTTATCCTGTCATCCTTTTGTCCCCCAAGGATTTAAATTGAACAAAACCGTTGAAGTCCACCTCATGAGGAACATATTCCAGCTCGAGTTTCGTGATTTTCCACCAAAACTGAAGCCGTCTTTACACTTCTCTTCAACAGTGAGTGATTTTATTATCACTCCGTTAGTTCAACGTCTATTTCAAACCATTATGTCCAGGAGCAGACTTCCttttctgctttgatttaaCAGCTAAGGATCTCCAGATATGACGGAAAGCCACTCGGCTCAGAGGATCTGATGTACTCGGCTGTGATTGAAGTCACTCAGAGAACATCGGCAATGAGTGATGAACCCACGACTCTGACACTTCCAGTGCCCGAGGACGGGAACGTCCACATCAAGTTTAAGTTACAGGAACAAGTAGTGACGCTTTTTATTCGGGTGAGTTTTCTTGATTTACAGTTCCAGGAATGTCAGTCCTCTGGGGAATAACAGTTTCGTTCATGTGTAAGAGGAGTAGTTTCAGTACAGtaggatgcacacacacacacacacacacacacacacacacacacacacacacacacacacacacacacacacacacaaatgtttaagGAAATGACCCCAGGACCTGTTAACTTGAGCCAACATCCTACAACAGATTTGACCAACACAaagatttgatattttttgtgtCCTAAATTGTTACTTGAGTCTCACAGGCTCATATTTTGGGTTTTTCATTCAGGCGAGATTTCAGTCCAGTGAGCAGACTCTGATGCTCTACAACAACCACTCCTCTCCTAGTGGCTCCTATATTCAGATCTCTCCAATCAGCTCAACTGCACAGGTAACTCTCAACATATATTGCCCCCATTCTTgtacaagcaaaaaaaaaaaaacggaataATATAGCAAATGTGCccaaataatgttgttttttatgtcacGTGTTTTGCTTTCAGATTGGGGATCCTCTTCAACTTGACGTGGAGAGCACCTTTCCGCTCACTAAGCTTCACTTTGTGGTATGTTTGGTGAAATTTagagttggagagagagagagagagagattttcaGAGATGCTGTTTTAATAAGGTTTCACTGTGCTAATATATGAGATTGTTATGGGAACTTATGGACTTGACTGTTCTTACTActtctttaaatgaaatatataaaggGGTTTGTGGTTAAGTGCAAATACCATACACTTCCCTTCCTTTGTTCTCCCTCCAGGTGAGCTCCGGAGGTCAAGTGGTGTCCGCGGGGACAGAgagctcctcctctttctctgtgacGCCGACAGCGTCCTGGTCCCCCGAGGCCTGTGTCACCGTCTACTGCATCCTCTCTGACGGAGAGGTCACCAGTGACACGGTGCATGTGTCCATCAACCAGGACAACCATGTACTTTAATTTCAGTATTATGTGATATTATTGTAATAGGTGCATGGTTCGCCCGGACATGCTGAGTGTGCATTGGCTCTCCTTAGGTGTCTCTAGAGTGGAGCAGTGACAGAGCCCAGCCAGGTGTGCAGGTATCGCTAGCTTTGTCTCCCCTTGAAGCCCCGTTCCACGTAGGAGTCATGGTCATGGGGACACACAGTGACACCCCGCGGGCTGACCTCAACTTGAAAGTGATGCAGGTATCGCAACCCTTTTCATCTGCCAAAGTCTGGAGGTTTAAAAGTTTGTATCTTTGGTCAAAAGCGCAATATTTAATCTCTGACACCTAAACTCCCTCTGAAACTCATCTGTTTAGATACCCTCTTTCCATCTTTGTCCACTTTTGCAGATTAATTACAAGGCTCCAGCCTTCCCAGTCTCCTTACCCTGGTGTAAATTCTCCCTAGACACACCACCATGTGTAGACACTGTACAGGTATCCAGAGTGTGACCCTAAACTGGTTAGTCTGGGTGTAACTTATCCGTCTTCTTTGTTGGCTGACTCTGCTGTTTCATTGAGCCGGTAACTCTAGTGTGTCGGGCGCAGGACCCGAGGGCTGTTGATGGAGGCGTTGACGGAGGAAACAAAGCTTCACCACGGTGGGCTGTCTTAGGGCGACCTTTCCGCAAAGGTCTGGCAGCGTGCATTGTGTGAGAAGAGTAGACGAGATCGTTTTGAAGAGCGAGAGCTCCTCAGGCATCAACAGTCAGAGTTCAGACTTACATCACCTGCAATACCTGACCTGTATTTTGTTTGGCTGCCACACTAATGGTGCTGTGCTTTATAGCTGTACTTTTAGCAGCTATTATTCACcatctattttttttgtctttcacacCACAGGAGTGCAATATCAAGACGCTGACCAATGCCAGACTGTATGAGGAAAAGCAGCACGATGGAAATGGTACgataataaacacacataaatcacaCAGTGAATCACTGTGATCCTTGTAATTTGgcacctcctctctgtttggATTCCCTCTTGTGGCCGTTTAGCATATTGCTTCAGTCCCACCGTTTCAGTACTGCTGGATTGAAACCCCATTTTCAGATACTCTGAGcctcctctgatgtcctctctctctctactttgGGGGTTTTCAGAAGGAGACGCCCTCTTGGTAGAGAAGTACTGGGACCACTGGATGGAAGCCACTGAACCCCTGCTGTGGTTAGACACTTATGTTAGGTGGGTGCTGAAAGTCAAGTCATCGTGTTAtaacaacaagacaaaataaGATGAAACACATAAGGGAGGAAGTCCGGTCTGTTAGTTCAGCTTTCACACAAAGCGGCCACACCCTTCATCTTTGCATAGCTTAAAGCCTTAAAACAATTTGGATAAGTAAATTATATTGAAATTCACCCCCATACAGTTTCCAGGAGCCAGAATTTTTTCTTCAGgctgaaaacatatttatttctgctgttaTCCATTTGAGGAACTGCAGTTGTAGGTACTTCCGCACTGGCTTCAGTTCTCAGCCCTGGAGGTTGCTGCTTGATCAGTACAGATATACAACATGATACAGTTAAACAGAATAATACAAAGGGCTTTATTGTCAAATACATAAGCACAGCTCACTACATCCAAACATTTAGGAAAAACCTGCCAATTAAATCCAGCGTTGCTGTCATTTCTCTCAGTGATGAAACGGGGGCCAGCTGGAAGGTAACCGTGCCGGACGGCGTTTCCTCTTTGAGAGCAGTTGCACTGGTGATGTCAGATAACATGGGTTTGGACTTCACTCCCGTGCCACGAGAGGTAACCAAACACTCACCATGTGCATCTGTATATTTGTGATGTTCCTCAAATTTTGTGTTCGTGTTTCCCACAAAtcctgttgttttctgctgcaaaGAGGATGTCGTTTTTTTCATATGATTCATGATTCAGTCCTTCCTCCTGTCGTTGTGCTGAGAAACTCCCACTTCCTATACACAATTTTATAAATTGAACAAATggtacaatttaaaaaaataaataaataaattgcagCTCTAGCAAATTTCTGTGAAATTCGATGAAATATTTTGCAATTGTGATGGTAACAGTCATTTTTTCTGGGTCATTCAAAAGGCCTCAGCCATGCTAGTGGCCTTAATCAGGTTAAGATATTTATCATGTGCAGCATCTCGTTAGCACGGAAGCTTCTAATTTGCGCCTAACATAAAATGCAGCTGAGGATGATGGGTCATTCCATCTTGACTCATTGAAATTTTAACCAGATGACAACGCTGTGGAGGAAATGTCAGGGGAGCAATTTCTTAGTGTAAAAAAATGGTTCTGACGAGAACATTAAGCTATCCCATTAAACTTGCCgattttgagacatttcactcaaaaccacaaatgtcaagaaggaagaggaaaggtCGGCACATCACAAAACACCATTATTATTCATCCACATGGAACCATGGATGTCTGTACAAAGGTTTGTGCCAATCCAGATGTTTGAGTCTGGAACAAACTGTTGGACATACTGGCTGGCAGACTGTGCGCCAGGATGCTAGCACGGCGAAATAAATAATATTGTCATTATGAACATGACGATGCTAAATATCTTCACTTTTAAAGAAGTTTAACCTTATCTAACCTCACAGAACCCGAGTGGACGGAGCCCCGTTCCTTGACTTTTGATGTCCAATAATTACAATGTCAGCCAGAGCTGCTTTTTGAACTAGTTTATGTTGTGTAATTCACAGTTGAGCGTGTCCAAAGATTTTTCCTTGTCTTTGGATGCCCCGTCGCACctcatcagaggagaggagatcgTGCTGGAGGTGAACGTCGTCAACCATTTAGCGCACGACATCGAGGTATGAAAGATGGAGTATGTGCTAAAAAAGGGGTTGGTAAATTATCTGATCTATGTCACAAGCGTTACTTTTTTCCCTAGCTGACATTTGATTAGTGTCTTCCGAtaataaacagatatttaaGGCACACAGAGAGTGatactgtctttgttttatatgttgcTCTCCACAGGTCATCCTGCTGCTAGCACAGAGTGAGGCTTATGAGTTTGTTTTGGAGGACGGACAGGAAATCTCTGTGATAAATGCCCACAAACTCAGCTTGGGGAGCCACGGGTCTGCGTCAGCGCTGTTCGCTATAAGGGCCGTGGCTCTGGGCGTGATGGAAGTGTCTGTAGACGCCGTGTCTGCAGAGGCCTCGGACAGCCTTGTTTGGACAGTGCTTGTGAAGGTACGGTACGATGGAAACATTGGATAACATCTATGAACTGAGTGTGCGAAGGAGGATATTGGGGTTGTGGCCAAGAGGTTGCTGGctcaaatcctttttttttttttctggcaaacGTCTCGGTAAAAAAGTGCGTTTAAACTTAAGTGTGCGGTATAAAATGCACAGAGCTACGTGGCATGCAGTTAATCCTATGATAACAGTGAATTACTTCCATGTTCCCGAAGCCCGAGGGAGTTGAACGGTCCTTCTCAGAGACTCTGTTCCTGGAGCTGGTACAACGCAACAGTTCCACATCCGCCTCCTACTCCTATCCGCCAGATGTGGTTCCAGGCAGCCGGAGGGCCCATGTGGCATTGGTTGGTATGTCTACCATTCGTCTTCCCCGTTGTGCCAATGGCAGTTCCATCCGAGTGCTGTTCATGTTTACTTTTAGTCAATTAGGCATGTGTTATATATGCCTgcattttttcctttgtgtcgAGCTCAGCGCCATCCTGCAAAACATTTAGGTGCTGCCGggtggaagaaaatggaaatgatggACATCAAACAGGAATGTTTATGGCGGGCAAATTCTGAACAGCTGTCTGGCTGTTTGGCTTGGCTCCATTCAGGTTGAGGGATGTTGGGTATTTGTCATGGTAGAAAGGCAAGGCTCAGTATTTTCCTCAGTTGGAGCCAAATTTGGGGTTGCTGTACTTGTTATGACAGCGCCGTTTTCTGCCGGGGatggtgttt is a window from the Acanthopagrus latus isolate v.2019 chromosome 16, fAcaLat1.1, whole genome shotgun sequence genome containing:
- the LOC119004511 gene encoding CD109 antigen-like isoform X2, whose amino-acid sequence is MDWIWTLLVCLGVVWCPAPGSTQDSPKTLFLISSPEVVHAGASTPLAVTVLADFPVRLMAEVEHGNASAAQTEDFEGGVTRVLTLPPVLGSVTQNSPLNLRVSGYKGADLIFTNTTTLTFRNVSSFIQTDRSRYQPGDTVKIRVVSVQSHNHPYKGRVDISVQDPSGNIVDSWESTGNLGIVLREFILSQAPPLGQWAVTTTVNGVIDERAFLVEHHDRPPFGVLLKTPSQVLAGGDITGSVRALYPSGQPVRGTLAISVTLVSVTQYAAAPFMQTQTKGIYGSAQFFFSKEQLQALPSDGRLHVTACVTDGITGFKLNKTVEVHLMRNIFQLEFRDFPPKLKPSLHFSSTLRISRYDGKPLGSEDLMYSAVIEVTQRTSAMSDEPTTLTLPVPEDGNVHIKFKLQEQVVTLFIRARFQSSEQTLMLYNNHSSPSGSYIQISPISSTAQIGDPLQLDVESTFPLTKLHFVVSSGGQVVSAGTESSSSFSVTPTASWSPEACVTVYCILSDGEVTSDTVHVSINQDNHVSLEWSSDRAQPGVQVSLALSPLEAPFHVGVMVMGTHSDTPRADLNLKVMQECNIKTLTNARLYEEKQHDGNEGDALLVEKYWDHWMEATEPLLWLDTYVSDETGASWKVTVPDGVSSLRAVALVMSDNMGLDFTPVPRELSVSKDFSLSLDAPSHLIRGEEIVLEVNVVNHLAHDIEVILLLAQSEAYEFVLEDGQEISVINAHKLSLGSHGSASALFAIRAVALGVMEVSVDAVSAEASDSLVWTVLVKPEGVERSFSETLFLELVQRNSSTSASYSYPPDVVPGSRRAHVALVGDIIATAIEHMNLLVQKPLGCGEQNMIHFAPSVYVLQYLDMSAQDDEDIRSRALRFMMEGYQRQLSYQRNDGSFAAFGASDTSGSTWLTAFVLKCFIQAQPYMQVDQSVLSRAVAWLVKQQGPQGEFSEAGRLIHTEMQGGLDNGPVALTAFVLIALLEDESYADMYPSNVSLAVRYLEDKVSSGVVSNYSLCLVAYALSQANSPVAGTALDELKRRADYRDGVMTWASSAGLDSHDWQPRSAQIEMTSYVLLAFFRRGSLVEGFVLMKWLSKQRNHLGGYGTTQDTVVALQALAIYAALSGANAINLMVKISSPTSSFVSLFHINSTTYRTYQSRQIDADKDVNLNIYMEGRGFAMVQIIIFYNLESKAFSKSLATAQEAFSLSVDGTGDTDHNHLQLSICMRLKDDQLISQTGMAILDVGMLSGFSLPPAAAAPTDLIRKVEIQPEKVSLYLDSITKSEVCIKLPFVRDYKMAHLQDAVVEVFDYYEPTRKATRTYNSDVLNIMDVCSYCGEDCQRCRPGITFAVTSRSMSGATHSLSCLFLAVTAFFFVV
- the LOC119004511 gene encoding CD109 antigen-like isoform X1, which translates into the protein MDWIWTLLVCLGVVWCPAPGSTQDSPKTLFLISSPEVVHAGASTPLAVTVLADFPVRLMAEVEHGNASAAQTEDFEGGVTRVLTLPPVLGSVTQNSPLNLRVSGYKGADLIFTNTTTLTFRNVSSFIQTDRSRYQPGDTVKIRVVSVQSHNHPYKGRVDISVQDPSGNIVDSWESTGNLGIVLREFILSQAPPLGQWAVTTTVNGVIDERAFLVEHHDRPPFGVLLKTPSQVLAGGDITGSVRALYPSGQPVRGTLAISVTLVSVTQYAAAPFMQTQTKGIYGSAQFFFSKEQLQALPSDGRLHVTACVTDGITGFKLNKTVEVHLMRNIFQLEFRDFPPKLKPSLHFSSTLRISRYDGKPLGSEDLMYSAVIEVTQRTSAMSDEPTTLTLPVPEDGNVHIKFKLQEQVVTLFIRARFQSSEQTLMLYNNHSSPSGSYIQISPISSTAQIGDPLQLDVESTFPLTKLHFVVSSGGQVVSAGTESSSSFSVTPTASWSPEACVTVYCILSDGEVTSDTVHVSINQDNHVSLEWSSDRAQPGVQVSLALSPLEAPFHVGVMVMGTHSDTPRADLNLKVMQINYKAPAFPVSLPWCKFSLDTPPCVDTVQECNIKTLTNARLYEEKQHDGNEGDALLVEKYWDHWMEATEPLLWLDTYVSDETGASWKVTVPDGVSSLRAVALVMSDNMGLDFTPVPRELSVSKDFSLSLDAPSHLIRGEEIVLEVNVVNHLAHDIEVILLLAQSEAYEFVLEDGQEISVINAHKLSLGSHGSASALFAIRAVALGVMEVSVDAVSAEASDSLVWTVLVKPEGVERSFSETLFLELVQRNSSTSASYSYPPDVVPGSRRAHVALVGDIIATAIEHMNLLVQKPLGCGEQNMIHFAPSVYVLQYLDMSAQDDEDIRSRALRFMMEGYQRQLSYQRNDGSFAAFGASDTSGSTWLTAFVLKCFIQAQPYMQVDQSVLSRAVAWLVKQQGPQGEFSEAGRLIHTEMQGGLDNGPVALTAFVLIALLEDESYADMYPSNVSLAVRYLEDKVSSGVVSNYSLCLVAYALSQANSPVAGTALDELKRRADYRDGVMTWASSAGLDSHDWQPRSAQIEMTSYVLLAFFRRGSLVEGFVLMKWLSKQRNHLGGYGTTQDTVVALQALAIYAALSGANAINLMVKISSPTSSFVSLFHINSTTYRTYQSRQIDADKDVNLNIYMEGRGFAMVQIIIFYNLESKAFSKSLATAQEAFSLSVDGTGDTDHNHLQLSICMRLKDDQLISQTGMAILDVGMLSGFSLPPAAAAPTDLIRKVEIQPEKVSLYLDSITKSEVCIKLPFVRDYKMAHLQDAVVEVFDYYEPTRKATRTYNSDVLNIMDVCSYCGEDCQRCRPGITFAVTSRSMSGATHSLSCLFLAVTAFFFVV